The Sphingobacterium bambusae genome includes a window with the following:
- a CDS encoding sensor histidine kinase yields MSVAAVGIAYLIFLKLYLYSVLLFFFWLLIGYRWFSAERKLIEHVLDFAEAVRYRDFTRRFAVKQPETLEGKLFSAFNQVNQVYKQISIDKEIQHQYLNKVINMLDSAIIFYQSDTGRVIWINDAFKQLFQTPHLGNIRGLTKRHQELYEKTIHMKLGAQQMETASSAVGKIKLLMHGSEFETQDGTFRIVVYQNINEAIDATETKAWQKLLRVLTHEIMNSIAPISSLAETLHDRLEKGYGEEDIDDLKVGIYTIKRRSEGLLQFAKSYRLINRVDEPNMQEIQLKVLFENIYQLLEPTLLQKTIEFDIILKDTRLVLKADVNLVEQALINLLLNAIEAVKDVDAPYISIAGLSRDGYTVIKMQDNGCGMPADIQEQIFTPFFTTKKSGSGVGLTLSKQIMLLHKGSLFVESQEGKGSSFILQFPG; encoded by the coding sequence TTGTCGGTAGCGGCGGTGGGCATTGCCTACCTGATATTTTTGAAGCTGTATTTGTATAGCGTACTGTTGTTTTTCTTTTGGCTGCTGATCGGCTATCGCTGGTTCAGCGCGGAACGCAAATTGATCGAGCATGTGCTGGATTTTGCGGAGGCTGTACGCTACCGAGACTTTACCCGCCGTTTTGCGGTCAAGCAACCGGAAACGCTGGAAGGGAAGCTTTTTTCGGCGTTTAATCAGGTCAATCAGGTGTACAAACAAATCAGTATAGACAAGGAGATTCAGCACCAGTACCTCAATAAGGTGATCAACATGCTCGATTCGGCGATTATCTTTTATCAATCCGATACAGGGCGGGTGATCTGGATAAACGATGCCTTTAAGCAGCTCTTCCAAACACCCCACTTGGGTAACATCCGTGGATTGACGAAGCGGCACCAAGAGCTGTATGAAAAGACGATCCACATGAAACTGGGGGCGCAGCAGATGGAAACGGCCAGTTCGGCGGTGGGCAAGATCAAGCTTTTGATGCACGGCTCGGAGTTTGAAACACAAGACGGTACTTTTCGTATTGTGGTTTATCAGAATATCAATGAAGCAATCGACGCGACAGAAACAAAGGCTTGGCAGAAATTGTTGCGCGTGCTCACGCACGAGATCATGAATTCCATAGCGCCGATCAGCTCATTGGCGGAGACCTTGCACGATAGATTGGAGAAAGGCTATGGCGAGGAAGATATCGATGACCTTAAGGTAGGGATCTATACGATAAAAAGACGGAGTGAAGGCTTGTTGCAGTTTGCGAAGAGCTATCGCCTCATCAACCGGGTGGATGAACCTAATATGCAAGAAATCCAATTGAAGGTGCTTTTCGAAAATATTTACCAACTGCTGGAGCCGACTTTATTACAAAAGACCATAGAGTTTGATATTATCCTGAAAGATACGCGGCTGGTGCTGAAAGCGGATGTTAACTTGGTGGAACAGGCCTTAATCAACTTGCTGCTAAATGCTATTGAGGCGGTTAAGGACGTGGATGCACCTTACATCAGTATTGCCGGTCTGAGCCGTGACGGCTATACGGTGATCAAGATGCAGGATAATGGCTGTGGGATGCCGGCAGATATACAGGAACAGATTTTTACGCCATTCTTTACCACCAAGAAATCGGGTAGTGGCGTTGGACTTACGCTGAGCAAGCAGATTATGCTGTTGCACAAGGGTAGCCTATTTGTGGAAAGTCAGGAGGGGAAGGGCAGTAGCTTCATTTTGCAGTTTCCGGGTTGA
- the secE gene encoding preprotein translocase subunit SecE, with translation MAKVLDFFKESYIEVTEKVTWPTWAQLQSSAVVVLVASILIALLVFVMDKASSNLLELLYGITS, from the coding sequence ATGGCTAAAGTACTTGATTTTTTTAAAGAGTCCTACATCGAAGTTACCGAGAAGGTAACTTGGCCTACATGGGCTCAATTGCAAAGCTCTGCAGTGGTAGTACTTGTAGCATCAATCCTTATTGCACTTCTCGTATTTGTGATGGATAAGGCGTCAAGCAATCTATTAGAGTTGTTGTACGGAATTACCTCCTAA
- a CDS encoding BamA/TamA family outer membrane protein, with protein MKLTLNFKKILFYALTLFSFSAIPAHAQDSIPTKQDNNLIKKLIKQFLSSENDSSRGGSLIILPAVGYAQESGFEYGVAGTYNFYLDKSDLNSRTSNITLIGTLTTEKQKNIKLTSDIWTKNNDYHILSELRYRDWPFNFYGLGSDTWLADEDFIGQKLIRAKIDVEKRVIPNLYVGANVNYEHFRFDDREAGGVFDQDIVLGKLGGQYLALGVSSLYDTRNNTTYSTKGVYARLKYDYSPNFFGGDNFTGTELEADLRAFKELAPTLTLAGQVVYRGTFGKNVPFYAYRDLGGDMTMRGYYLGRYKDRNYATAQAELRYRFMSRFGIVGFGGTGGTFSPERSLRLVPSYGAGIRYFFSLEHNSTIRFDYAFGEKRPGEQRQKGFYLSISEAF; from the coding sequence ATGAAATTGACATTAAACTTCAAAAAGATACTATTCTACGCGCTCACCCTCTTTAGTTTTTCAGCTATTCCAGCCCATGCACAAGACAGCATTCCAACAAAACAGGATAACAATTTAATAAAAAAACTGATCAAGCAATTCCTCTCCTCCGAGAACGATTCGTCTCGTGGAGGCAGCCTTATCATCCTGCCGGCAGTAGGCTATGCGCAGGAGTCGGGTTTCGAATACGGCGTAGCTGGCACCTATAATTTCTATTTGGACAAATCCGACCTGAACAGCCGTACTTCAAATATTACCTTAATTGGTACCTTGACCACCGAAAAGCAGAAAAATATAAAACTTACCTCGGATATTTGGACCAAGAACAACGATTACCATATACTTTCCGAACTCCGCTATCGTGACTGGCCTTTTAACTTCTATGGCCTTGGCTCCGACACCTGGTTGGCTGATGAGGATTTCATCGGGCAAAAGCTTATCCGAGCCAAGATCGATGTCGAAAAAAGAGTAATCCCTAATCTTTACGTGGGTGCCAATGTCAACTACGAGCATTTTCGCTTTGACGATCGCGAAGCTGGCGGCGTGTTCGACCAAGATATAGTCTTGGGCAAGCTTGGCGGGCAGTACCTCGCCTTGGGTGTATCTTCTTTATATGACACCCGAAACAATACGACCTATAGCACCAAAGGTGTTTATGCGCGATTAAAATACGACTACTCACCCAACTTCTTCGGAGGCGATAACTTTACTGGAACGGAACTGGAGGCAGATCTGCGCGCCTTTAAGGAACTGGCACCTACGCTCACGCTCGCCGGGCAAGTGGTTTATCGTGGCACCTTTGGGAAGAACGTTCCCTTCTATGCTTATCGCGACTTGGGAGGCGACATGACCATGCGGGGCTACTACCTCGGACGCTACAAAGACCGTAATTATGCTACCGCCCAAGCAGAATTACGCTACCGCTTTATGTCGCGCTTCGGCATCGTGGGCTTTGGCGGAACCGGTGGAACCTTCTCCCCAGAACGCAGCTTACGCTTAGTGCCTAGCTACGGAGCGGGCATACGCTATTTCTTCAGCTTGGAGCACAATAGCACCATCCGTTTTGACTATGCTTTTGGCGAGAAGAGACCGGGAGAACAGCGACAAAAAGGATTTTACCTCAGCATCAGCGAAGCTTTCTAA
- a CDS encoding efflux RND transporter periplasmic adaptor subunit: MDRPIEQKKWNTRRILTLVGIVALVSLIGASYYFTSGNSKLNVEADRISIVEIKEGTFQEFIPINGTVLPISSIYLDASVGGRVEEKFVEDGAILKKGDAIMRLSNTDQELSLVNQETQVLNLLTQAQIARTNAEQVSINNRNQMADVEQAYREAERIYRLNNKLYKEKAIGSQEYQKSLNEYNYQKQRVTLTKQILRQDSISSSQKANQDRETYQRTQSALQLMQQKVGDLIVRAPVDGQLTSFDSEIGQNKNAGERLGQIDVLTGFKVRAEIDEHYINRIFTEQVGQFSISGKNYQLKIKKVYTQVTNGRFQVDMEFVGEIPKGIRRGQTLQIRLALSDETKALLLAKGGFYQQTGGNWIFKLDKGGKTAYRVDIQLGRQNPEYYEVVSGLEPGDKVIVSSYETYDKIQELNIR; this comes from the coding sequence ATGGACAGACCGATAGAACAAAAGAAATGGAACACGAGACGTATTTTAACGCTCGTAGGCATCGTTGCACTCGTTAGCCTTATTGGCGCCAGCTATTATTTCACCAGTGGAAATAGCAAGCTGAACGTCGAGGCCGACCGCATCAGCATCGTGGAAATTAAGGAGGGAACATTTCAGGAGTTTATTCCAATCAACGGAACAGTATTGCCCATCAGCAGTATCTACCTCGATGCTTCGGTGGGTGGACGCGTAGAAGAAAAGTTTGTGGAAGATGGTGCCATTCTCAAAAAAGGAGATGCCATTATGCGCCTATCCAACACCGATCAAGAACTAAGCTTGGTAAACCAAGAAACACAAGTTCTCAACCTCTTGACCCAAGCACAGATTGCTCGTACCAACGCCGAGCAGGTGTCCATCAACAACCGCAACCAAATGGCCGATGTAGAACAGGCCTATCGCGAAGCCGAGCGTATCTATCGACTGAACAACAAACTCTATAAGGAGAAAGCAATTGGCAGCCAAGAATACCAGAAATCATTAAACGAGTACAACTACCAAAAGCAGCGCGTTACTCTCACCAAGCAGATTCTTCGTCAGGATTCAATATCGTCAAGCCAAAAGGCTAACCAAGACCGCGAAACCTACCAGCGTACCCAAAGTGCGCTACAGCTGATGCAACAGAAGGTTGGCGACCTAATCGTTCGCGCGCCAGTAGATGGACAGCTGACCTCCTTCGACTCCGAAATCGGGCAAAATAAGAATGCCGGTGAGCGCTTGGGCCAAATAGACGTGTTGACAGGCTTTAAGGTGCGTGCCGAAATTGATGAACACTATATCAACCGCATCTTTACCGAGCAGGTTGGCCAATTTTCCATCAGCGGCAAAAACTACCAGCTAAAGATCAAAAAAGTGTACACGCAAGTCACCAACGGACGCTTTCAGGTGGACATGGAATTTGTCGGCGAAATTCCAAAAGGTATCCGTCGTGGACAAACCTTACAGATACGCCTAGCGCTAAGCGATGAAACAAAAGCTTTGCTACTCGCTAAAGGCGGCTTCTATCAACAAACAGGCGGCAACTGGATCTTTAAACTGGATAAAGGCGGCAAAACAGCCTATCGTGTCGATATACAACTGGGCAGACAAAATCCAGAATATTATGAGGTAGTGAGCGGATTGGAACCTGGCGACAAGGTAATCGTATCCAGCTACGAAACATACGACAAAATACAAGAATTGAACATTCGCTAA
- the tuf gene encoding elongation factor Tu: MAKEKFDRSKPHLNIGTIGHVDHGKTTTTAAITKVLADKGLSEARSFDSIDSAPEEKERGITINTAHVEYSTANRHYAHVDCPGHADYVKNMVTGAAQMDGAIIVVAATDGPMPQTREHILLARQVGVPALVVFMNKTDLVDDEELLDLVEMEVRELLSFYEFPGDDIPVVKGSALGALNGEPEWVDKIMELMDAVDNYIPIPPRLTELPFLMPIEDVFSITGRGTVATGRIERGVINSGDPVEILGMGAENLKSTVTGVEMFRKILDYGEAGDNVGLLLRGIEKTDIRRGMVICKPGTVTPHTDFKAEVYVLSKAEGGRHTPFFNKYRPQFYFRTTDVTGEISLPEGTEMVMPGDNITITVKLINAIAMEKGLRFAIREGGRTVGAGQVTEILA; encoded by the coding sequence ATGGCAAAAGAGAAATTTGACCGTAGTAAACCGCACTTAAACATTGGTACTATCGGCCACGTTGACCACGGTAAAACTACTACTACAGCCGCTATCACTAAAGTATTAGCTGATAAAGGTTTGTCAGAAGCTCGTTCATTTGATTCAATTGACTCTGCTCCTGAAGAGAAAGAGCGTGGTATCACAATTAATACTGCACACGTTGAGTATTCAACAGCTAACCGTCACTACGCACACGTTGACTGTCCAGGTCACGCGGATTACGTGAAGAACATGGTTACTGGTGCTGCTCAAATGGATGGTGCTATCATCGTTGTAGCTGCTACTGACGGTCCTATGCCTCAAACTCGTGAGCACATCTTGTTGGCTCGCCAGGTAGGTGTACCTGCTCTAGTTGTTTTCATGAACAAAACCGACTTAGTAGACGACGAAGAGTTGTTAGACTTAGTAGAAATGGAAGTTCGTGAATTATTATCATTCTACGAATTCCCAGGTGATGATATTCCAGTAGTTAAAGGATCTGCATTAGGAGCGTTGAACGGCGAGCCTGAGTGGGTTGACAAAATCATGGAATTGATGGATGCTGTAGATAACTACATTCCAATTCCTCCACGTTTGACTGAGTTACCTTTCTTGATGCCTATCGAGGACGTATTCTCTATCACTGGTCGTGGTACAGTTGCTACAGGTCGTATCGAAAGAGGTGTAATCAACTCTGGTGATCCAGTTGAAATCTTAGGTATGGGTGCTGAGAACTTGAAATCTACAGTAACAGGTGTTGAGATGTTCCGTAAGATCTTAGATTACGGTGAAGCTGGTGATAACGTAGGTTTATTGTTGCGTGGTATTGAGAAAACTGATATCCGTCGTGGTATGGTTATCTGTAAACCAGGTACAGTAACTCCTCACACAGATTTCAAAGCTGAGGTTTACGTATTGTCAAAAGCAGAAGGTGGTCGTCACACTCCATTCTTCAACAAATACCGTCCTCAATTCTACTTCCGTACGACAGACGTAACAGGTGAAATTTCTTTACCAGAAGGTACTGAGATGGTTATGCCTGGTGATAACATCACAATCACTGTGAAGTTGATCAACGCGATCGCTATGGAAAAAGGTCTACGTTTCGCTATCCGTGAAGGTGGTAGAACAGTAGGTGCTGGTCAGGTAACTGAAATCTTAGCGTAA
- a CDS encoding ABC transporter permease, with protein sequence MLANFLRSAIRNLWKTKGYSFLNILGLALGIAVTALIFLWVEDEVSWNDNFVNKKDIYITKSQQTYDGNINVFEATPGPFAKEFQREFPEVLHAGRLNWGSSNLFTVGEKQLYQFGYYADPEILSILAPEFLKGDLKSALKDPSNIVLSESGAKKLFGSTDVLGKTVKLDNNEVFNVSAVTKDFPKNASFRYDWLIDFKKLEMSSPEFGYSNWGNNSVITLVQLDPAANLASVNEKLKFYIDDKQGSKEHVDENFLYPMERWKMYNTFKQGVEQEGKIKSIRLFSSIAWLVLLIACINFMNLSTARSEKRSKEVAMRKIVGARRKSLIVQFLGESLVFSFIAGLLAIGLVQLGLPSFNTFVYKELAIELDNWQHLGFIVSIVVVCGLVSGSYPAFFLSSFAPLTTLKGGKRAAGSSNLIRKVLVITQFTAAIILMICTSIIYLQVRHAKNRDLGFDRSQVITTSIQGSMLEHMDVIKQELKATGSIESVGLSINDVLNVGSNTSGFEWDGKDPKSSILIGFTFVDPEFTDALHIKIKDGRNFRPNLLGDSSSILINESFAKLIQPDGLVAGKTIKMNGLTFTVAGVVDNYVYNDIYGTAEPLMLAPMPIGYAYGYTGGVLNIRTAAGADLQKVVQQIEGIVKKYNPDFPFSYKFLDETFNNHFGTEMMLQKLASLFAILAIIISCLGLLGLAAYSAEQRSREISIRKVLGASIARLVKMLNYEFLILVSLSCLIAFPIAWYFMNDWLKGYNYRMEMPWIVFPIIALLALLIALFTISTQALRAANANPTKTLRDN encoded by the coding sequence ATGCTAGCAAACTTTCTACGATCGGCGATCAGAAACCTTTGGAAAACCAAAGGATATAGCTTCTTGAATATCTTAGGATTGGCTTTGGGCATCGCTGTCACGGCGCTAATCTTCCTTTGGGTCGAAGACGAAGTATCTTGGAATGATAATTTTGTTAATAAGAAAGATATCTATATCACAAAATCTCAACAGACCTATGATGGGAACATCAATGTATTCGAAGCTACCCCCGGCCCATTCGCCAAAGAATTTCAACGGGAGTTTCCTGAGGTATTACACGCCGGAAGGTTAAACTGGGGCAGCAGCAACCTCTTTACGGTAGGCGAAAAGCAACTTTATCAATTTGGCTATTATGCCGATCCAGAGATTCTTTCCATCTTAGCGCCTGAGTTTTTAAAAGGTGATTTAAAATCGGCTTTAAAAGACCCTAGTAACATCGTGTTAAGTGAATCTGGAGCGAAAAAACTTTTTGGAAGCACTGACGTCCTTGGAAAAACAGTAAAACTTGACAACAACGAAGTCTTCAATGTGTCGGCCGTAACGAAAGACTTTCCAAAGAATGCGAGTTTTAGATACGATTGGTTGATTGATTTCAAAAAACTTGAAATGTCATCACCAGAGTTTGGATACTCCAACTGGGGAAACAATAGCGTGATCACCTTGGTGCAACTAGACCCTGCTGCAAACTTGGCCTCGGTAAATGAGAAACTAAAATTCTACATCGACGATAAACAAGGCTCCAAAGAACACGTAGACGAGAATTTCCTCTATCCCATGGAACGCTGGAAGATGTACAATACCTTTAAACAAGGTGTTGAACAGGAGGGTAAAATTAAAAGCATCCGATTATTCAGCTCCATCGCGTGGTTGGTACTGTTAATTGCCTGCATTAACTTTATGAATCTGTCAACCGCTAGGTCCGAGAAAAGATCTAAAGAGGTAGCCATGCGCAAAATCGTCGGTGCACGGAGAAAATCATTGATAGTACAATTCCTTGGCGAATCCCTTGTTTTTTCATTTATTGCTGGGCTACTCGCCATAGGTTTGGTTCAATTAGGGCTTCCTTCATTCAATACTTTTGTTTACAAAGAATTGGCTATTGAGCTCGACAATTGGCAGCATCTTGGCTTTATTGTGTCCATCGTTGTCGTATGTGGCCTAGTATCAGGCAGCTATCCGGCTTTTTTCCTATCCTCCTTTGCTCCCCTAACAACGTTAAAAGGAGGCAAACGAGCTGCTGGCTCGAGCAACCTCATACGAAAGGTACTGGTCATTACGCAATTTACCGCAGCTATCATTCTAATGATCTGCACGTCGATCATATATCTTCAAGTACGCCATGCTAAAAACCGTGATTTAGGATTTGATCGCAGCCAAGTGATCACAACGAGCATTCAGGGAAGTATGTTGGAACATATGGATGTGATCAAGCAAGAGTTGAAAGCGACTGGCAGTATCGAATCCGTCGGATTAAGCATCAATGACGTCCTCAATGTCGGATCCAATACTTCCGGATTTGAATGGGATGGGAAAGATCCTAAATCATCCATCCTAATCGGATTTACCTTTGTTGATCCTGAGTTTACAGACGCCCTGCATATCAAGATTAAGGATGGCCGAAACTTTAGGCCAAATTTATTAGGCGATAGCTCCTCTATTCTGATCAACGAAAGCTTCGCAAAGTTGATCCAGCCGGATGGGTTGGTCGCTGGAAAAACAATAAAGATGAACGGTTTAACATTCACCGTAGCAGGTGTTGTAGACAACTATGTCTATAATGACATCTACGGTACCGCAGAGCCCTTGATGCTAGCACCGATGCCCATTGGATATGCATATGGATATACCGGTGGCGTGTTAAACATAAGAACCGCGGCAGGTGCCGATCTACAAAAAGTCGTGCAACAAATAGAAGGAATCGTGAAGAAGTATAATCCCGATTTTCCGTTCAGCTACAAGTTCTTAGACGAAACATTCAATAATCACTTTGGCACCGAGATGATGCTCCAAAAGCTGGCCAGTTTATTTGCCATCTTAGCGATCATTATTTCTTGTCTCGGCCTACTGGGTCTTGCGGCTTATTCTGCCGAACAAAGATCCAGAGAAATCAGTATCCGCAAAGTGTTGGGTGCTTCCATTGCGCGACTGGTTAAAATGCTGAATTACGAATTTCTTATTTTGGTCAGCCTATCCTGTCTCATTGCTTTTCCTATTGCTTGGTACTTTATGAACGATTGGTTGAAAGGTTACAACTACCGTATGGAAATGCCATGGATTGTTTTTCCTATTATTGCACTACTAGCTTTATTGATTGCTTTATTTACCATCAGCACACAAGCACTACGCGCGGCGAATGCAAACCCAACCAAAACATTACGTGACAACTAG
- a CDS encoding TolC family protein produces the protein MKNFLKASLLILVCCSSLSTVLGQTSQPLSLADCVSLAIKNNPNLQRSELELSRNEVNYKQAQYNRLPVVSGNVGHGYNEGRSINTTTNQFVDNNYYSGNQSLSLNAPLFRGFEILHDIRRKASAREAGKLEFESAINELKLDVIEAYILVLTSRDMLQQAEGQLAVTQENLHRATVMQDEGAINPGDYHDLKGQAYAEQNTLENTKRDLYNSEARLAALLYLPIAELPALEPIAMPSSVSSLSGAALYEEALQALPNFKALDWRIREAEQTIKVAKSAYYPSLSLDAGIRSIYSSVDVLGYNYWQQLVNYPSKGISLSLSVPIFSRMAARSQVKLAKLNLDEAKWNRKIQENTVREETAKTVFSLLTLKKNVQNLQEQELSYQEAFRIAQVHFDAGNSNSVLFLTAKNKLDNTRNELLIRQYQWLLQKYFNDYYAGLLEL, from the coding sequence ATGAAAAATTTTCTCAAAGCCAGCTTATTGATCCTTGTTTGTTGCAGCAGCTTGTCCACTGTACTGGGGCAGACATCCCAGCCACTTTCCTTGGCAGACTGTGTTTCCCTCGCGATAAAGAATAATCCAAATCTACAGCGATCCGAACTGGAATTGTCACGCAATGAGGTAAATTATAAACAAGCACAGTACAACCGGCTTCCGGTGGTGAGTGGTAACGTTGGGCATGGCTATAATGAAGGACGAAGTATCAATACCACGACAAATCAATTCGTGGATAACAATTACTACTCGGGTAACCAGTCGCTGTCGCTGAATGCGCCGTTGTTTCGAGGCTTCGAAATCCTGCATGATATTCGGCGTAAAGCCAGCGCGCGTGAGGCCGGAAAGCTGGAGTTTGAAAGCGCGATCAACGAACTGAAATTGGATGTTATTGAAGCCTATATTCTTGTGTTGACCTCGCGCGATATGTTGCAGCAAGCCGAGGGGCAGCTTGCCGTGACGCAGGAGAATCTGCACAGAGCTACCGTGATGCAGGACGAGGGTGCGATCAATCCGGGGGACTACCATGACCTTAAGGGGCAGGCCTATGCGGAGCAGAACACGCTAGAGAATACCAAAAGAGATCTGTATAACAGCGAGGCACGTTTGGCCGCGCTACTTTATCTACCTATAGCAGAGCTGCCGGCCTTGGAGCCGATAGCGATGCCATCGTCGGTAAGCAGCTTGTCGGGTGCTGCTCTTTATGAGGAAGCGCTGCAAGCGTTGCCCAATTTCAAGGCCTTGGACTGGCGTATCCGTGAGGCAGAACAAACGATTAAAGTGGCAAAATCCGCATATTACCCCAGCTTATCGCTCGATGCGGGCATCAGATCTATCTATTCCAGTGTGGATGTTTTGGGCTATAACTATTGGCAGCAGTTGGTGAATTATCCATCGAAGGGGATATCACTGAGCTTGAGCGTGCCCATCTTTAGCCGGATGGCGGCGCGGAGCCAGGTGAAGTTGGCGAAATTGAATCTAGACGAAGCAAAATGGAACCGGAAGATACAAGAGAATACCGTTCGTGAGGAGACAGCAAAAACCGTGTTTAGCTTGCTTACCCTGAAGAAGAACGTGCAGAACCTGCAGGAGCAGGAGCTGAGCTACCAAGAAGCATTCCGCATAGCACAGGTGCACTTTGATGCTGGCAATAGCAACTCTGTATTGTTCTTGACAGCAAAGAATAAATTGGATAATACACGCAACGAGTTGTTGATCAGGCAGTATCAGTGGTTGTTGCAGAAATATTTCAATGATTATTACGCGGGATTATTGGAATTGTAA
- a CDS encoding sigma-54-dependent transcriptional regulator has product MKKATILIVDDDQDLLTAVRILLRPKVKQVIVEKNPEHLMNILSREAVDVVLLDMNFKSAINTGNEGLFWLGKIKAVYPHIKVVMITAYGAVDLAVRSLKQGASDFIVKPWQNDLLLQTLSTVFEEIKASGEAKPLASKSRDEIDLVGKSAIMEDLQYKMDKVAPTEANILILGENGTGKDLIAQALHRRSLRNKGPYIKVDVGSLTDTLFESELFGYKKGAFTDAREDRQGRFEAAQGGTLFLDEIGNISLQQQAKLLSVLQNRQVVPLGSYQGIPVDIRLLSATNVPLKSLADESRFRKDLVYRINTVEIQVPPLRSRGDDIILLANYFLDFYSRKYHKNIEGLEREALQKLRNYHFPGNVRELQYSLERAVIMAEQQSIRDVDILFSPIEQEPVVESPIGAANMSTQSLEEMERKAIQSAIERYSGNISKAARELGLTRAALYRRMEKYDI; this is encoded by the coding sequence ATGAAGAAAGCCACCATATTAATCGTTGATGATGACCAAGACCTACTAACGGCTGTACGTATTTTGCTGCGGCCGAAGGTAAAGCAAGTCATTGTCGAAAAGAATCCAGAGCATCTGATGAATATTTTGAGCCGCGAGGCAGTGGATGTGGTATTGCTGGATATGAATTTTAAAAGTGCGATCAACACCGGTAACGAGGGTCTTTTCTGGCTTGGGAAGATCAAAGCGGTCTACCCCCATATTAAAGTAGTGATGATCACGGCCTATGGTGCTGTAGATCTAGCGGTGCGCTCCTTGAAACAAGGGGCTTCGGACTTTATTGTGAAACCTTGGCAGAACGATCTGTTATTGCAAACGTTGAGTACCGTATTTGAGGAGATTAAAGCATCTGGCGAAGCGAAGCCGTTAGCAAGCAAGTCTAGGGACGAGATCGACCTCGTGGGGAAGTCGGCCATTATGGAAGATCTGCAGTACAAGATGGATAAAGTGGCACCGACGGAAGCCAATATTCTGATTTTGGGCGAAAACGGAACGGGTAAGGATTTGATTGCTCAGGCTCTACACCGCCGATCGTTACGCAACAAAGGTCCTTATATTAAGGTTGATGTGGGCTCCTTGACGGATACATTGTTTGAAAGTGAGCTGTTTGGCTACAAGAAGGGTGCCTTTACGGATGCGCGCGAAGACCGGCAGGGACGGTTCGAAGCGGCGCAGGGAGGAACTTTGTTTTTGGACGAGATAGGTAACATCAGCCTGCAGCAGCAGGCTAAATTATTGAGTGTATTGCAGAACCGGCAGGTGGTGCCGCTGGGATCCTATCAAGGCATTCCGGTTGATATTAGACTGTTGAGTGCGACCAACGTACCGCTAAAATCGTTGGCCGATGAGAGCCGCTTCCGCAAAGATTTGGTTTATCGGATAAATACCGTGGAGATTCAGGTGCCACCCCTGCGTAGTCGCGGAGATGATATTATTTTATTGGCCAATTATTTCCTGGACTTTTATAGCCGAAAATATCACAAGAACATAGAGGGGCTGGAGCGTGAAGCTTTGCAGAAGCTACGCAACTACCATTTTCCGGGGAATGTGCGCGAGCTGCAATATAGCTTGGAGCGAGCCGTGATTATGGCCGAGCAGCAGAGCATCCGCGATGTGGATATTCTTTTCTCGCCCATTGAGCAGGAGCCTGTGGTGGAATCGCCTATCGGCGCGGCAAACATGTCTACGCAAAGTCTGGAAGAGATGGAGCGAAAGGCGATTCAATCGGCCATAGAGCGCTACAGTGGCAACATCAGCAAAGCTGCAAGAGAATTGGGACTCACAAGGGCCGCCCTATACCGGCGGATGGAGAAATATGATATCTAG